tttccgattagacagtgacctgtcatgaaggacacaattcggtgagacgtctgttctagccaatgacagcaaagcagtagacctcttcatgtctagattaggccacataattttggaatccTCACAGCCCCTTCTTTGTGATTTATCATtagttgcccttcgggcctggtcccgaaaactcagcttatatgtcgctagaggcatacccacatttTCCAGTATCcccggaatgtgtagggtagttcccagACTCACaatctcgtccgctttacagtaCCCTGGTATATCTCTTTGGCCcaacacccagaacaggtgaattttgaactgttcagccatctcattgagagatctgcgacagtcgagggaggtttttgtgttcaaaaatacattctccaggggtttaatggctgtctgagaagatatttatgccaatcgtcgtaatgacatatcttagccattccaccacttccttaattacaaggatcactgcttgatacacactgcagtggccgGGTAACctttcaatatgaccagttctagatctttagagtacaccccaaagcccgcctggtcgtctagtttggaatcatctGTATAGAaggctatgtaacttctattaccggctcaggtagggtgtaatccatactgactggaacatcggacattgtatcaaggataacacagtgtccgtagccgccacatgaccaatgagaaagctcccttaatctcacgacagtggtcgctgcaatttgggaagccacaatattcagaggcataagatgtagcattaaattcaatgcatcagatggtgtcgtcctcaatgcggctgtgatgcacaaacaagccatcctttggttccggttaagtattgagtaggtggatttttgaagcgccgtccaccagaccacaacaccatatagcatcataggactgacaactgcagtatatacccaatgcatgacacgcggtctaaacccccatcttttgccaatggctctcttgcaggtgtatagggcaagagtggcctctcttaccctttccaaaatgttggatttgaagttcaatttcctgtccagcaaaacacccaggtattttgcgcttcctGTAAAttaaacattctctcctcccaaggagacaggttccgctgtaagcaacttgtatctcctgctgaaaagaactacttctgtcttgcacagaGTTATACCCAGACCCCTTTcgatagcccactttgctgttgtacgtggagcttcctgaagtatatctcttagagtgctgggaaacattcccctaaccgcaattgccacgccatcagcatacgccaaaaggattttcggctcagacacaatttccctaatagcctccgacgaatgcatatctgTGACCTCTTctagcgccacgttgtccgttagagaatttcccgggaaatgtgtatcaacgagtagttctagtgtttcctcactagacattgtccatacattctctgacttctggatatgccacaccgtaataggtctcgataacagaatcttccttagcctagaggcctcagatgtatccttcacggagctgcagaattctacccaggattcgttctgagcctttctaagctcgatgtcccaatcgtgtggcgctcttgtggcttttgctctgttgaagagttttctgcagtcctttcttagaccaaccagctctgaaacttgtttatttcaaggctggccactcataaatcttcagtgcttagcgacggaagaagaaaaacgtttaaactaccctttgcaagaatacaggctctatgTCTCCCATTCcacgtacccttgagaagtttaaatcccggaattcttagtcaacgtaccattcctccacacacctatggttcctggataagaaccatgtcaaatcccccagccatcaggaggacctttagtgccgccgaagcggccttacaatggtggagatttatctgtagaaaccggaccatagcaccaggattcagaacttccaccactgttgtgttagcctcgccttctgactccaccaggagttcatcctcacaagattcgttagaatttgtcatgatgagcttccgtacgcatccaggggcagatgAGAAAGCTgaggaaccactcttccttagggcactggacacttgcggtatgGACGATTTCCCCTtctcactaactgctgctgtcgaagtactttctgagctccgtgcttccccgctggcgcgcaATTTGAgtccagtccaactttgtgacccacccacacagcacttgtcgggtcccgtttcgatgccatctcctcccgtctcgattgtggcagggggattttcaatcTCCTGCagtccgccagactttagcgttgtggtcgatagttcctcaggcaagtgttcaacaacaaatgctgagtcgtctcctgatgtCCCAAACCCACCGCTTCCATAGACCTTCAAATTCAACTTGTTGTATCCCTAGGATACAACCCTTCAgccttgttgaggtctgcgagacagccggagtttagtacgaatactgcatgtctccggtcaccatcagccacCTCAAGATTTTCCTTCTCGaacaaggattccctcagatcctgaagccatacttggaagactaagggaatgtaatcccaatctttcaaccaccgactggaagattgggattacattcccttagtcttccaagtatggcttcaggatctgagggaatccttgttCGAGAAGGaaaatcttccttcttgactaaatttagtgctgcacctggccagatctcaccaatcttttttagcgcacaacgatacatttcatttgagagtTGATCGcggaaggcaattagtctgtatcggcctcgataccagcctgtatcgtcacaaactggaggagacccaggaaattcctcaaggacatcggagtatactgttgacagtccattgactatcccactccaattattcctaggtatgcagctgttcttctcccttgtcgacagtttggttgttcgccctagtgagtgagtgagagtcttaggatcattcgcaccaagccccTCAATAAACCTCAGAGCGATGCGTctccggggaaggccgatgggtTACGCAAATTGTAGGCATGAGAAGAAGGAATAAGTTCTGCCTTGTCttttagactcgaaccaggtgtctttgtCAAAAGTCCCttctgaccagtcgtctgtcggctagtagagcctggagcagccgcgcCACCTGTCGagatttcagtagcagacaacatgccacggccaccaccaccacagctattgggtctttggagtccattctaagactactcccgggctctagatctggcGCTCCACTGGatacagacgcagatcatcaaccaccTAATCGATagctctatcgcagctatccttgagtgacttgaatttttcttccaaaaataatgacctattacaagttacaggaaaattcttgcggagtgaaataacaatacgtccgctccactcaacggttcaaacataAATTAAAAGATATAAAACTGTTCATAAAAAAGCTtaaaaagcttgctaagttcggccaggccgaatcttatgtaccttctaccatggatcgcattcgttgagttcttttcccagtatctctttttatatggaagccgattcagaccatattttacacGTATATTGGAGGTTATGGgggaaggtgttgtacaaagtttcagccatctagaggctcaagaagtcaagatcccagatcggtttatatgacagctatatcagattatggaccgatttccaccatactaagcacagtttttaGGAGTCGTAACGAAGCAAGTCATTTCAGCcatgtcggataagaattacgccctctagaggcttaagaagtcaagatttaagatcggtttatatggcatctatatcaaaacatggaccgatatgacccattttaaatcccaaccgacctacacttataagaagtatttttacaaattttcaagcggctagatttactccttcgaaagttagcgtgctttcgacagacagacagacggacggacggacatggctagatcaaattAAAATGCCTTGTCGATCAAGactagacaaatatttcgaggagttacaaaaataatgacgaaattagtatacccccatcgtatggtggagagtataaaaattcatGTTATTTGTAGCATATAGCAAAATCAACTAAGCTAAACATGCGCATGCGTTCAgttcttaaccaattttttcAGCGATATTAACAAATCCAAttactttttcatagaaaaaatacaTGGGTATGTCATGTGTACACACTTACTCATTCCAACAAACCAAACAACCACCATTGACCGTCAAATATCCACCATACTGAAACATTCAACTTTCAGTATGAACCTTTCTCGAACGTGTTTGAGTTGTTCATGTATGTTTCAAACATAAATATTTTCAGAATCCTCCCATGCCGTTCGAGTTGTGACTTTGGTAAGAATGTTCCCAATAGGAATTgggaccagggaccacacaacACATTGTCAcgtgtttaactgcccagccagacccactcgtctccgaaccagatccctctggacgcacccaatCTTAGGCGCAAAGTTCCTGGATCtgaatactcaacagaatcaatcagacgaaagatagaacgcaACAcaccgctacaacaacaacataaaaattatgatagaatttcgaaaaattaaactTGCAAAACATCCCAACTGGTGTGAACAATGTGAGTTAAGCAAAACAATTCAGTGGAACataatccatttttttttcacacAATATAGTTTTTCAGCTactcaaatgcaaaaaaaaaatcccacaaCCATAATTGCCATGTCGCTCTATATACAAAATAACACTGTGGCAACACAAatcaaaataattgcaaaaaacCTTTGAAATGGCAACTCTTTCGATGTATTATCATTATTGTTGTTGAGATAGATGCCTTTGTTGTTGCTTGCAGCAAAAAGCGTAAGCTACCTTTGTATGAATGCatgcagtgtgtgtgtgtgtgcttgtgtgTATGGCTGTGGATGAGAGCATTGTTACCAACGTCTCTTGTCTTGTCACTTCTGAGAATTCGGTCTAAATTAGAAATACGTTTCTTGGAacttttgattttattatttCGTTGGTACGATGTTCAACATTCGTTGAATTGTTGGTCTGTCGGACGGTCGGTttggctggttggttggttgtttaGTTGGTGGTAAGTTTGTGAGTTTGGATGGATGGATTGTTAGCAGACCGGTTAACAAAatgaatggatggatgaatgaTTCGCCGGGTAAATTGTATGCATGGTATAAGCGAAGTTTGTGTACCACTAGTTGTTGCTTGGCTTCGTGGTAATTGCTGTTATAGTCGATTTCTGTTGAAGCAGGACAAGATTGGGAGAAAAAGCATTAAAGAGAGAAAGAAAGAGTATGTGTGTGTTGTGTTTATGTGCGCgttaataaaaatttgtgttttcttttttgctttaaaagttCAATTTTGTTTCGTTTCTCGTTAACAGTTTTTCTTGACTCTGCTGCTGTTGTGTTGCTCTTGTTTTTCTCGGATGCTTGGATGAATGGTGCTTGTGCTGCATTCATTGGTGGCGTTATAAGAAAGATGGGGGCAGGCGAGCAACAACGACGACGAATTCAAATAATAAATTCCTGGTATTTTAATTTAGAGCGAAAACCAAATTATGATGAAACGCACAGAGGCAGCAGTTTCCAAAGGTCCATAACGGATCTGAAGCCCGCCATCAGTAAGCCAGCCAGCAATTCAGCCAAGGCAAGCATCCTTCCACCAGAGCCAAGTCAAGCCAGCCAACAGCCAATGCTTGCAAACTTCGTTCGTTGTTAATGAAATTGTATCTTGGAGGATGTGTGTCTGGTAGATTCGATTGAAATGCCATTTATAAGGATTCGTCCGGTGTGGGAGCGttaacttgaatttttttaatgatttcaatTCTAACtaaattgagattttttttgttattactgaaaggcacTATAAAACCTTGAAACAAAAagcaaacagaagaaaggcgttGCGTTAATACGCAAAATTCCAAAAACATTCATACACCTACATAAGCGCATGAATACTTTGTGCGTCACATTCTTCAAGTACCTGCGGCCATTGCGTTGTAATCCAACATTGTCCACTTTAGAACATACTTTTGTTTCGTCCGCCTCCTACACATTGTCGTTTGAAGCACACACAAGGTAATATGAAAAACAAGCTCTTTACCCGGTATCcctttataagcaaacaaaggataatgaatgagATAGGAATCCCAAAGTCGACTTTTGACTAATTGATTAGTCGACTTTTCGCGTAAAAAAGTCAAGGTCGACTTTCAATGAATAAAAAGACCaaaaatcgattttgaagtcgaaTAGTCGAAAAGAAAGCTGCACAGAAATACAAGAATTGTTTCCAAATTTTCTGAGATGCATTTGGGTACTTTTTTTTCAAGTGGTACGATTCATCGCTCTTTGGTTTATTCTTGTtgccataaatattttttttttttattgaaaaattatttaaacatttaaacaGAAAGTAAAACTTGGTAATAGCGTTATAAGGTTGCATGGATTTGATGATGATTTGATGATCTTCGGCAGCGGTATTCGTGCCATATCcaagcaaaattttagagaTAACATCCTTATAGGTGTAAGATTCGGCTTAATAGTCTTATTTTTGTCTGTTTCTTTCGAGACTGAGCTCGtctgatcggagattttctttgcaattgAAAAAGGAAATCCAGAGATCGTAATACACAAACCACTATGGGTTGCGTTTCGCCTTTGGTTAGAAGATTTTGCAACCATAtttggtgtgatggcttcaagggccgtgcgttggtatgttgcacTTGAATCGTTgcactcaaatgtggtttttgggagtagagtatgattcTCATATCCACTTTCGGACAAAGAGTTTGACCACTCCAATACACcaacaaaaccaagagaatgaagtagatctaacatccaaactttaatgggtcgACCcttcccttaccctattttcaaaagccCCAGATCTGGGAGATGGATGGGGCGATAAACGAGAAATTTAGtacgtttataataactcaaaaactgaaatttggtatacttatttagggtgggatatctagagcgaccaccccacctccaataatcacaatattaggctcaaatgaaaggaatttgagactagagcacgaatttcataCATGGGgtgccacctcacccccaaaaacacccccataccggacatatttaccgaccatagcaaaataaggttcaaatgaaagaaatttggtagtagagcaccagtatgatatcc
The Stomoxys calcitrans chromosome 3, idStoCalc2.1, whole genome shotgun sequence genome window above contains:
- the LOC106093013 gene encoding uncharacterized protein LOC106093013, producing MIRRVNCMHGISEVCVPLVVAWLRGNCCYSRFLLKQDKIGRKSIKERKKDSILFRFSLTVFLDSAAVVLLLFFSDAWMNGACAAFIGGVIRKMGAGEQQRRRIQIINSWYFNLERKPNYDETHRGSSFQRSITDLKPAISKPASNSAKASILPPEPSQASQQPMLANFVRC